Within the Salvia hispanica cultivar TCC Black 2014 chromosome 4, UniMelb_Shisp_WGS_1.0, whole genome shotgun sequence genome, the region ttagtaaaaagtTATTTGATCATAAGAgatgggatttttttttactaaactATACTAGTACCTAAGTTATGGAGTAGGAgacaatcatttttttattcttcaaaAAGTATTTTGCCACCATATTTTCCAACTCAATGAGATGGAGTAACTATATATCCGTTTGATTGGAtcacaattatattttaattatctataGTTTTAAAGTTATGCATTTACTACCACCACGTTGTTCGTCAtccttttgaattttgatgtgttttaaCACATAGAAAAACATGATTTTCTTGGTAATTTGTCCACTGTTATATTTTTGGGTGAAGGGAGGGGGATAACGTAGAAATTTACTTTGAAACTATGTACACGTAACTTCTaacaaaatttcttaattataacTCACTTTAATAAGAGGGAGTATAATCtacttaaaatatttcttcataCTTAAATTACTTCTGCAAAACGTGATTTTGTCTATTGATTGATATTGAAGTACATATAATAAATCTTGTTTGCCACATTATTAACAGAAGAGcccaatttcaaaatactaCTAGAATTTTGCAAATTACTCTGAACAAATATGAGAGAACATATTTGATCTATAAACATCATAAATATTGTACTCCTCAATCGATATTGGATAATACTGCATAGTATTTGAAACAGAGACATACTACCATACacactactaattttttaaatacaaatacCATGTTACTGTTTTCAacataaatagtaaaactaTATATACCAGCTATACTAgtatactttgattttttttatatgcaaTTATACATATTTCCTCAAGGCTTAACTAAATATGACTCCTtcgtctttgttttagtataaTTGAGTTATATTCTCATTTTAGTGGTCTCAACTCTCAATGTACTTGAATAATTTTCCTTTAAGACAAACAGTACTAAATGTTTaatctttttaatataatttatttttatttattttttaattttattttagttttctatttaaCTTTGTAAaacactcattttttttttcgtgggaaaaaaataTTCGACTAGGATCATCACGGCAtacaaatttttgaaaagttttttatTGGGCTGGGCTGTCATTTCagaataatctaaattttCTCCAACCTTTTGGACCTAGTGTTTGTTATCATGAATTATTCCAAACATTTGCCGCTTTCATTcacaaaaacaaacacattTTAAGGAATCAGATTCTGCCTATTGTCTAAGATACCCGATGAACAATAAACTATCGATAGTAAATAACTacgattttaattatatcgAACAtgttaaatatgtaaataagtATATACCTAAGTGAtgtaggaaaaaaaataaaaaacgacAAGATAAAagaaccaaaaataattactccacATATATAAAACCCTATGTCCCCATCGAcctagaaagaaaaagaatagactcttatagtaaatttaatgattttaagACTAGTAATTAGTGTACTCCTACAACTTAagtttaaaaaacaaaagataagGTCAAGGGTATATAAGTCCTTTTAGTTCGTCCATTAACTTCTACTTATATAACCTTGTGTGGGTAGCCATAATGTGACCATTTAGCACCACTCTATTCgttcaattattttctatcATTGACATTGTCACGCCACAAACAAGTAACTAGGGAGTGTATATAACTCAAGGGGAATCGATTAGTATGAACTTGATTTCAAAACCGACGATTCTAAGTTATCGGATTTAGAATAAAGGTACTCAATTTAACCTTAAAAAAGTATGCCAACGAACAATCTAAATAGTAACTTGGCAACCGAACTCCTACTAACTTTTATCAAGCCTAGACAACATATATTGTGACATTACATTTGCAATCTTGATGAATATAGAGAAGTGAAAAAAGCCAAGCAATGCATTTGAATTTCTGTACTACTACATCACTATAACTGGAGTGACACACCCTACTGCAATGAGGGATGGGTGCCTTGGATGATGTCGCAAGACCAGCCTTGGAGGCGCAAGGCTCGATAAAAAACAACACCGGCTATGGCTCCGACCGTCGGGGCTACAAGATATACCCACAATCTATCAAATCTCCATGTAACAAGTGCTGGTCCTAGTGATCTTGCCGGGTTCATTGATCCTCCTGAGACGGGCCTACGCAATAAATTAgtccaaattttttatactgaccaaacttcatgatttttccgactatttgatttaaatatgtTATACCCCGAGACAAGGACTCCCAAACATATAGCCCCTCCAGCAACAAATCCAGACACATATTTGAGCTGCATAAATGGCTTGCTAATTAGGACAAAAtcccaaacaaaaaaaatgacaatgtTGGTCTTACCGATTGCAATTCGTTGAACAACGATGTAGTCATGAAGAGCACGATGAACGTCGCGACGAGCTCCACCAAGAAGGCGTCGATCCACCCCCGACGGGCTGGCGTCGTCAGCATCAGCTCCGGCTTGATGTCGTACACGAACTGCCCTGCGTACGTCGCCAGAACCGACCCCCCTACTTGTGCAATAACATACAATGGAACCTTAAAACACACAAACATTATACATCAAATTAGTTATTCTTATGATATTTTagtcttattttatcatgttACATACCAAAACAAGAGAACTCATCCCAAAAAAGCAGACTGTCcgaataaagagagagaaagttcaTTTGGTATTATAATTAAACCTAACATCTGTTGTCTTACAcaaccgatgtgggacaagtgACGTTCGTGTTAACCTTAGACCAAGGGAAGGGGCCGGCCGTTGCAAAGGCGATTGTGACTGCAGGGTTGATATGAGCCCCGGAAATGGGGCCTATCGAGAAGACGATCACCACCACAGTAAGACCTGCGGTCGCTGCATATTCCAAAAGCCCGGTTTGAATCCCCATCGAATTCAGGTTTCCGATTATCCCACTAATGCAGAACATCAACACGAACGTCCCCACAGCCTCGGCCGCCACCTGCACTAAATATATAACTTAGCTAACTGTTTTTACGCGGTACAAAACGCTCAAGCCAAAAAGATGACGCGCTTTTACCATTCGGACAAGGCTGAGATTTGTGGGAGGACCATCGGCTGAAGACATGTTTTATTATCTAAATTAGAGTTGGGGGTGAAGATGATCGGACCtacaacatatttttttcaagattttggaAGATAGAAGTTTTGGTGTGGATCAGTATTTTGTTGATACATATTTGTTAGGATTTTAAGTGGAAAAATGGCACGCAATTCTTGCGTTGCTCCCATAATATAACTTTTCACCTTTAAAAATGACTCATGCTTCTTGAATATCACATTTAAACAAAAGGAGCCTTCTAACTGCTCCTTATCATTCACCAACTTGGTAGGTCGACGACGGCGTTAGAAGGCATAAAGAGTGCGATGGGATCGATCAACTAACATTAATCCCCGACTCCGCTTGAATCTGCCATTGGTTTTTGTATCTTAACATCATCTTCTGTGTACTATATTTAGGATCATTatcttttactatttcttgACACATTTAATGTCAAATAATGACATAATTCACATACTTGTGATTATGATCCCATTTCATATAACAAAATTCTAGATCTCCCTATCCATTAATAGACATAATTTCATCTACTCCACAACTCTTAATGGAGTAGTAGTTATCATACTACATCAAGAATGCTTGTTACATCACACAAAAGAAGGAAACCtataaatgtaaaatagaaaaccTCACAAGATTAGAACTACAATCCCACAACTATACTAATCGAGaattaaaccaaaaatgaGTTCCCTCTCCTAAACAAAGCATCAAAAAATCTCCCTATCCATAGAAGATGCTTCAAAATCAGAGCACTTCTTCTCTCCCTTCAACAAGGAAGCAAATCCAAGCATGGAGTTTCCCAAGTTGAACTCAAGCAGATGATCCTCAATCTGATAGCCACCAACAACAATTGACTCCCTAGGATTCGGACCACCATCCAAGAATCCCAAACACATCACTTCATCATTCACCACCACCATTGAATTCTCCCCATGAATCCTCCACTTCACCAACTCACTTTGCAGAACAAGATCAACAATCGGAACATTCTCCATATGTGATAAACCAAAACACACTTCAAATGGAGCCACGGGTGGcactaaactcagattcatggAGATTGCAGCACTAACATAGGACTCAACAAATGCAGCATAAATCTTGCTCTCAAATGTAGTGTAAGGAGCAATGGTACTAATCTTGGCACCAAGAATCCCTTTTTGCAGCAAAGGGAGTTTCTTGCCAGAAACCTTGATTGAACTGACATCAATGTAATAAAAGCCTTCACCTTTCTTGGAGATTAGAGGTGTGAACAACATTGAGCTTGAGATTTGGGGGCTCCCACCGAGGAAGACCGCACCTTTTTGAGGGGACAGACACACTGAGAATCTCCTCTCAAAGAATCCAAAAGTAGTGGAGAATTGTGATGGGAGTGAGATTCTTGAGTCTCCCAACCCTAGCATGCCTCTAGCACCATGAGCCAAGCCCTTGAGCAGCAAGTTTGGAGAGGATAAAAACAAGAATTTCTCAGTCTTGGCAAATGAAGAAGGCCCAATCCCATCCCAGAACTCCATAGCTAACACATCCTCAGTCAGATCTCCAGATGTGGAAGTTCTTGAAATTGAATTCTCTGCCAGCAAGGTACAACCTTTGGAGTTGTACTCTGCTCCACCGCCTTTAATTGACTTAGCCATGGAGCACTTGAGCGAGCAGGGCTGGTGAGACTGGGAAGCTGATTTGAGCTCGGAGGCCATCCAAAGAGAAGGGCCGTTTAGGTCAAGCACGAGATTGGCTGAATCGAGATTTTCTCCCATGGAAAGATGAGCTACGTATTGAAGAGTTGAGGGATCTTTGGAAACGGGAAAGATTGCAGCTTTTGGCAAGGTGGGAGTGTGGGGAAGGGAGGTGGCTTTCGAAATGAGTAGAATGAGAGGAAGCAGAAGAAGCAAGAATTGAGCAGAGCAAGCCATGtctgtgttgtgtgtgagagagagagaaagagagaaagagagagaggtcTGAATATCAGTTTGATTGTGGCGAAAGGCCGCAGTTCAGGTCTTGAGATTAAAGTTAactgtcattttttttatgtgtatatCAGTATATGTATAGTACATTAATATTATACGAATTAAATTACgaaaattcatgaattattCTGGTAAAGAAAAGAAGTGGGACATTTGCGATATTTTCCATGAATTTAGTGGCTAGACTACTACCATCACGGTTTTCACATGTGTATGTCATGTTAATTTGTTAACGCTTATTGTGAGATATATAATTACTCCACTTCAAAAGAAGTGTAAGTAGTATAATACTCTGAAATGAATATTCAGaagtactataaatattggAGCATTACTTGACTTAATTAGTTCTTAATATTGACTTACTTTGAAGGTCTTTGAATACTAGTAATCTGATTAAATAAACTTATGTCTGGAGCCTgcaattgaaataaaaattactactaataaaagAGGGCTACGGTAAGTGAGACAAATAAATTGGGGtagtagttattttatttgaattattaagTGTTTGCAGCCCATCACAGATAAGCCACGTTGATTAAATGAgttgataatatattttttatttttaaatgtggGAGTGGGGAAAAAGGGGAATTggctattatttttaaacGAGAGCATATACTTGGAATCATGTTAATATTTGAAAGAAGATATGCTCAAGAATAATAGCATATCCAATTATCCAATTCTTTTATCTGGGCCATCACATCAGCACACCATATCATCCATGAAACACCTATCTTTGATATCTGGATTTCGATTTCATtgcttttcattttcattttcattttcatttcgaTTTCAATTTCGATTTCgatttaaaatgatttaatacggagtattttattatattatatactataatttatatttaattttaacttatAAATCTTATCCCATCtgacataattaatttcaaataatgttgaattaattcaatttcgaACGACTTGGATAAAGACcatgtaaaattatatttcattttaaaaagaattttttatatcgaTTATCAagtttaattcattaaatgattgaaaaaattaagtgAGTTGCACTTCATTGAGTATCGAATATAGCCGATCAGGTGTTGGAATACTTGGTACccaagtatttattttttcaataactACATCCGTCATGTCTCCCTAATTATGTCGAAAATAGCGGGTATTCGAATTCCAATAGATTGATTCTTCCTACCGGTCTTCTTATTCTTCACATATAGCCTTACTAGATTTCATCTTTCTCGTTCATTTAGGGCTTTGGATTTCCCCGGAGCATCAATGTTTTTTCTTCGGACTCTTCTCTTGCTAGGTTTCGATTTGTTGCAAATGATTTTGCACAACAGCTTCAACACACTTCCTCGTTGCTTCGGACTGTACAAATAATT harbors:
- the LOC125218006 gene encoding probable aquaporin NIP7-1 isoform X1, whose translation is MSSADGPPTNLSLVRMVAAEAVGTFVLMFCISGIIGNLNSMGIQTGLLEYAATAGLTVVVIVFSIGPISGAHINPAVTIAFATAGPFPWSKVPLYVIAQVGGSVLATYAGQFVYDIKPELMLTTPARRGWIDAFLVELVATFIVLFMTTSLFNELQSLKYVSGFVAGGAICLGVLVSGPVSGGSMNPARSLGPALVTWRFDRLWVYLVAPTVGAIAGVVFYRALRLQGWSCDIIQGTHPSLQ
- the LOC125218965 gene encoding probable aspartic proteinase GIP2: MACSAQFLLLLLPLILLISKATSLPHTPTLPKAAIFPVSKDPSTLQYVAHLSMGENLDSANLVLDLNGPSLWMASELKSASQSHQPCSLKCSMAKSIKGGGAEYNSKGCTLLAENSISRTSTSGDLTEDVLAMEFWDGIGPSSFAKTEKFLFLSSPNLLLKGLAHGARGMLGLGDSRISLPSQFSTTFGFFERRFSVCLSPQKGAVFLGGSPQISSSMLFTPLISKKGEGFYYIDVSSIKVSGKKLPLLQKGILGAKISTIAPYTTFESKIYAAFVESYVSAAISMNLSLVPPVAPFEVCFGLSHMENVPIVDLVLQSELVKWRIHGENSMVVVNDEVMCLGFLDGGPNPRESIVVGGYQIEDHLLEFNLGNSMLGFASLLKGEKKCSDFEASSMDREIF
- the LOC125218006 gene encoding probable aquaporin NIP7-1 isoform X2 gives rise to the protein MSSADGPPTNLSLVRMVAAEAVGTFVLMFCISGIIGNLNSMGIQTGLLEYAATAGLTVVVIVFSIGPISGAHINPAVTIAFATAGPFPWSKVPLYVIAQVGGSVLATYAGQFVYDIKPELMLTTPARRGWIDAFLVELVATFIVLFMTTSLFNELQSARLRRINEPGKITRTSTCYMEI